In Phormidium ambiguum IAM M-71, the genomic window CTAACGGCTTTGTCAAGCGTTTAAAAAAACTTTTTTGGGGAAGGTTCGGAAGTCTCTTTTGGAGCGGGTTTTGAGTTAAGTTATCTCCAGAAGGCTAAAAGTTACAGAGGAAAAAATTTAAGTGGTTAGTGGAACTCCTGTTTTGCCATCTTGGTTGGTTTTGGATTCGATTCTACAGAATTGGTTGTTGGAGGATTTGGGGCGGGGCGATCGCACAACACAATGCCTATTATCAGGACAGGTGCGAATAGGAAGGGCTGAGTGGATTGCTAAAGAAGCGGGGATCATCGCTGGATTACCTATTGCTGCGAGAGTATTTCAGATGATGAGTCAGCAAGTTCGCTTTGTACCTATAGTTGCTGAGGGAACTTGGTGTGAAAAAAGGGATGTGATTGCGCGAATACATGGGCCTGCGGATGCACTATTAATGGGAGAACGGGTGGCGTTAAATATAGTGATGCACTTGAGTGGGATTGCATCTCTGACTCGGCAATATGTAGATAAGATTGGTGATTTACCAGTGAAGTTGGTGGATACACGCAAAACTAGACCAGGTTTGAGATTATTGGAAAAGTATGCTTCGCAAGTGGGTGGTGCGGTAAATCATCGTATGGGCTTGGATGATGCGGTGATGATCAAGGATAATCATATTCAGGCGGCTGGTGGAATTGGAAATGCGATCGCCAGAATTCGTGCTCAAATGCCCTTTCCATTAACAATAGAAGTAGAAACAGAAAATATTAATCAAATCAAGGAAGCTTTAGAACATGGTGCAGATATTATCATGCTAGATAATATGCCCGTAGAAATGATGTACCAAGCAGTAGAGATTATCCGTCAGTGTAATAATCGGATCAAAATTGAAGCATCAGGCAACATTACTTTGGAAAATATTCGTGCAGTAGCTGAAACTGGGATAGACTATATTTCCACCAGCGCCCCTATTACTCGTTCTACTTGGTTAGATGTGAGTATGAAGCTGGATATGAATACCATGAGTTAAAAGAGAAGCTGCTTAATTTGTAGCAAAAGATCCCCATGAATTCCACTATTGAACAACTAAAACCCAAATTTCAGCAAGCTTTGATTGCAGCGTTTGGCATAGATTATGCTGAAATAGATCCAATGTTGGTGTCTGCTAGCAATCCTAAATTTGGTGATTATCAATCTAACATTGCTTTAGGACTTTCCAAGCAATTGAAACAATCACCAAGAGCGATCGCAGAAACAATAATTCAGCATCTTGAGATAGGAGAAATTTGCCAGAATCCAGAAATAGCTGGGCCTGGTTTTATCAACTTGACTGTTAAACCAGAATATTTAGAAAAGCAAATAAATTCTATTCAAGGAGATCCTCGTTTAGGAATTTTACCAGCCAAAAATCCGCAGCGAGTAATTGTTGATTTTTCTAGTCCTAATATTGCCAAAGAAATGCACGTTGGACATTTACGTTCAACAATTATTGGTGATTGTATTGCTCGGATATTAGAATTTCAAGGTGAAGATGTTCTTCGATTGAATCATGTAGGGGACTGGGGAACTCAATTTGGAATGTTGATTGCTTATTTGAGAGAAGTTCACCCCGAAGCTTTGACTACGGCAAATGCTCTAGATTTAGGTGATTTAGTTACCTTTTACAAGCAAGCTAAAAAGCGGTTTGATGAGGATGAAGTTTTCCAAGAAATAGCAAGGAAAGAGGTTGTAAAACTACAATCAGGTGCGGAAGATTCGCGTCGGGCATGGCTGTTACTTTGCGAACAATCACGGCGGGAATTTCAAGTAATTTACGATCGATTAGATATTGAATTAGCTGAAAGAGGAGAATCTTTTTATAATCCCCTATTACCCGATGTTGTCGAAGATTTGACAAAGACAGGATTACTCGAAGAAGATGCTGGCGCAAAATGCGTTTTTCTTGAGGGTTTTAGTAACAAAGAAGGTCAACCTTTGCCTTTGATTGTGCAAAAATCTGATGGTGGTTATAATTATGCAACTACGGATTTAGCTGCATTACGTTATCGGATTTTTCAAGATCGTGCCGAAAGAATAATTTATGTTACTGATGCAGGGCAAGCAAATCATTTTACACAGGTTTTTCAAGTAGCGAAAAGGGCTGGTTGGCTTCCTGAAAGTATAGAATTAGTTCATGTTTCTTTTGGATTGGTATTGGGTGAAGATAACAAGAAATTAAAAACTCGTTCTGGAGAAACGGTACGGTTAAAGGATTTATTGGATGAAGCGATCGATCGCGCCCGTGCCGATTTAGAAGCTAGACTAAAAGAAGATAATCGCCAAGAATCTGAAGAGTTTATTGCTAATGTTGCTCGAGTAATTGGTATTAGTGCGGTTAAGTATGCTGACTTAAGCCAAAATCGCAATAGCAATTACGTCTTTAGTTTCGATAAAATGCTTTCTCTTCAAGGAAATACAGCACCTTATTTACTGTATGCTTATGCGCGGATTCGGAGCATTGGGCGGAAGGGTAATATAGACTTTGAGCAATTGCAAAAAGATGCTCAAGTGCTATTACAAGAAGATGAAGAATTGGTGCTAGCTAAACATTTGCTTCAATTGAGTGAAGTTCTAAGAAATATTGAGCAAGATTTGCTACCTAATCGTCTTTGTGAGTACTTGTATGAACTGAGTAAAAAGTTTAACAAGTTTTATGAAGAATGCGATGTATTGAAAGCAGAAGAATCGCAAAGAAGTTCACGATTAATTCTTTGTGATATCACTGCTAGAACTCTCAAATTAGGTTTGTCTTTGTTGGGAATTCAGGTGTTGGAGAGGATGTAGTTATTTTGTATGGGCAGATTTAGCAGAAAATTCTTCAGCTAAACTGCTCTATTATTTTAAGTAGGTGAAAGGAATAAAGTAGGACTTAAGTAAAGGCTCTATTTGTAGGGTGCGTTACGTTAGCACTAAAGCACCACTTCACTACACTTATTGAAGTCGGACAAACACCGACAGAAAATTGCTTAGGAATGCGATCGAGCTTAGAGTTTGAATATAATCCTTAGTTAAATTATTTGGTGCGTTACACTGTGTTAACGCACCCTACGTTTAAACGATGATTTTTTGGTATTCTTGTTCGGTAATAATATCTTTGGTGCTTTCTAGCCGATCTAAAAATACCATGCCTTCAAGATGATCGTATTCATGTTGAAAAATTCTGGCTACAAAATCAGTTAATTCTTGTTTTTCTAACTTGCCATCTCTGGTGGTGTATTCAACTTCAATTGTCTGATATCTAGGAACTAAACCGCGAATTCCCGGAACACTCAAACAACCTTCCCAATCTTTTACTATTTCTGTTGAATGTGCAACAATACGAGGATTAATCATTGCTGTTGGTGACATTGAGGGAGCGTTGGGATATCTGAGAGTGGGACGAGACGCAACAATAAATAGACGATACGATTGTGCTACTTGGGGTGCAGCTATCCCAACGCCATTCGCGGATACGGCAGTTTTAATTAAATCATCAATTAGTTTTTGAATTAGTTCATCATGAACATCATGAATAGGTTGGGCTTGTTGACGCAAGATGGGATTACCAAGTTGGGAGATTTGTAAAATTTCAGACATGGTTATTCAAGATTTGGGATTAATGAAAATTGCAACTAGAATAGTAACTAACTATTAGTTTAAGGTTCTTCATCCATTGTGGTGGCAGTGGGGAGAGTGCCAAGTTGGACTTGCAAATTTTGAGTTTGATTGTTGCGTTGGAGTTGAATTGGTAAACGATCGCCAACTTTATATTTTTCAATTTCATCCTGTACTTGGTCGGATTTGGTAACTGCGCGATCGCCAATTTTTTGAATTATATCTCCAGGCTTCATTCCTGCCCTAGCTGCCGGAGAATTTCGTACAATGCGAACAACTAACACTCCTCGATCGGCAGTAATATTAATTTCGCCATTGCTAGCAACTTTCAACTTTTCTTTAACTTCGGGACTTAAATTAACCATCTGCACGCCGATGAAAGGATGTTCAACTTTCCCTTTAGTAATTAATTGTTGAGCAATTTGTTGGGCGCGATTGATGGGAATTGCAAAACCTAAACCTTGAGCGCCGCCAATAATTGCTGTATTAATTCCAACTACTTCACCACGCGCATTTAACAAAGGGCCACCAGAATTACCTGGATTAATCGCGGCATCTGTTTGAATAAAACCGATGCGTTTGTCGGGAACGCCTACTTGGGAACTACTGCGATCGGTAGCACTAATTACACCTACAGTAACAGTTTTATCTAAACCAAGGGGATTACCAATTGCGATCGCCCATTCTCCAGGTTGTAACCTTTCCGAATTACCTATAGCAACTGTAGGCAAATTTTTCGCATTAATTTTTACGACTGCAATATCAGTTACTTTATCTTGACCCAAAACTTTACCAGTAAAACTCCGACCATCACTCAGAGTTACTTTAACTGTATCCGCACCATCAATCACATGAGCATTAGTGAGAACTTGTCCTTCAGTATTAATCAAAAAACCCGATCCTGTTCCTTGTTGTACTCTGCGGGAAGGTGGAGGCGCACCAAAAAATCGGCGCGAAAATGGATCGCCGTATCCTTGAGCCATATCTGTTCTGACTCTGCGGGAAGAATCAATTCTTACTACTGCTGGGCCAACTTTATCCACCGCCTCGACCACAAAGTTAGAAGTCCTCGAATTTGTTTGGGAAACTGGTGAAACTGGAAGAGGAGAGTTTTGAATTTCATTTTTGGATGAATCATTTTCACCCTCCAAAGTGGAAGGCTGAGAACACCCGGTTAAAAATGCTATTCCTGCTGCTACGATTAGCAACACCCGCTGAATAGTTGGTTTTTTTCCAGAAAAATTGGCCAATGTCATGGTTTTAGTAAATCAAGTATCTATTTCTTATACTGCACGAACCAGATTAACCTTGCTTAATTTAGATCTCTGACTGTAGAGTTGCTAAGCTGATGACATAATTGTGTTTTGCCTGTTAGTGCTAGGGGAAAAGCTTGTGGATGTTGGTCTTGAGAGTCTCTGGAGTCAAGTATTGGAACGGTTGCAGGTACAATTAAGCCGCCCCACTTTTGAAACTTGGATAAAAACTGCATCGGCGGAACAGTTAGAAAATAATTGTTTGGTGATTCGCACACCTAATCCATTTGCACGGAATTGGCTTCAGAAGTACTATATCAAGACGATCGCAGATGTGGTACAAGACATTTTAGGTCATCCAGTAGAAATTTACTTCACTGTTGACCAAGGTGAAGCAACTTCTACTAATGCTGACACCCAAATTTTTTGGCCTTTACCAGACGAAGCGAAAACTTCCGAAAATGTGGAGAGAAATCGACCAAAACCAAATACTCTCAATCCTAAGCACGTTTTTTCCCGCTTTGTAGTTGGGCCGAATAATCGCATGGCGCACGCTGCATCTTTAGCCGTTGCGGAATCTCCCGGAAGAGAGTTTAATCCTTTGTTTCTTTGCGGTGGAGTTGGGTTAGGAAAAACTCATTTAATGCAAGCGATCGGTCATTATCGCTTAGAAATTGCCCCTGATTCTAAAATATTTTATGTTTCCACTGAGCAATTTACTAATGATTTAATTGCCGCGATTCGTAAGGATAGTATGCAGAGTTTTCGGGAACATTATCGGGCGGCTGATGTAATTTTAGTCGATGATATTCAATTTATTGAAGGTAAAGAATATACGCAAGAAGAGTTTTTTCATACTTTTAATACTTTACACGAAGCTGGTAAACAGGTGGTTTTAGCGTCCGATCGGCCCCCAAATCAAATTCCCCGCTTACAAGAACGGCTTTGTTCCCGCTTTTCGATGGGCTTAATTGCTGATATTCAACCGCCAGATTTAGAAACGAGAATGGCAATATTGCAAAAGAAAGCTGAATATGAAAATATGCGATTGCCTCGTGATGTCATTGAATATATTGCAACTAATTACACTTCTAATATTCGAGAATTAGAAGGTGCTTTAATTCGGGCTGTGGCTTATATGTCAATTTCTGGATTACCGATGACGGTGGAAAATATTGCACCGATTTTAAATCCACCAACTGAGAAAGTAATGGTAACTCCAGATGCAGTTTTAATGGTAATTACTGATGCTTTTAATATTTCTATTGATGATTTAAAAGGCAATTCTCGCCGTCGAGAAATTAGCGTAGCGAGACAAATTGGAATGTATTTGATGCGCCAACATACTGATTTGAGTTTACCGCGAATTGGTGAAGAATTTGGGGGTAAAGATCATACAACTGTGATGTATAGTTGTGACAAAATTGCTCAGTTGCGAGATAGCGATCCGAGTATGGCACAGAGTTTGCGGCAGTTGAGCGATCGCATAAACTTAGCAAGTCGAGGATAAGCGATCGCACAACCCAAAAATTCCAGCTAAACTGAGGGCAGGATTGCTCAAATATCTCTAGTCATGACTGTTGCCAAAGACTTAGAAATCTTAAATGACGATCTAGAAGCTGATGTCCCAGAGGATGTTATATTTCCTCCAGGTGACTTGCTCAGTGATGAACCACCCTTGGAAAACGAACTCCATTTACGACAGTTAATATTGTTAATTCAATGCCTGGAATGGTTATGGCGCGACAGGCAAGACTTTTATGCTTTTGGTAATTTGACAATTTATTATAGTCCCCGTCAACGCAAATCAGAGAACTTCCGAGGTCCCGACTTTTTCGTGGTTTTAGGAACTGAGCGAAAACCGCGCAAAAGTTGGGTAGTTTGGGAAGAAGATGGCAAGTATCCCAATGTAATTGTAGAGGTGCTTTCTCCCAAAACAGCAAAGATCGATCGGGGTTTGAAGAAGCAGCTGTACCAGGATACGTTTCGGACACCCGATTATTTTTGGTTTGACCCTAAAACGCTTGAATTCAAAGGGTTTCATCTGGTTGATGGACGATATCAAGAACTCGTCCCAAACGAACAAGGGAGGTTGTGGAGCGAGCAGCTAGGATTGTGGTTAGGGATTCATGAGTCAATGCTGCGCTTGTTTACACAAGAAGGAGAATTAATCCCTGCACCGGAAGAAGCTGTAGAGCAAGAACGCCAGCTTAAGGAACAGGAACGCCAGCTTAAGGAACAGGAACAGCAACGAGCCGAACGGATGGCTCAGAAGTTACGAGAATTGGGTATCGATCCGACGAATTTGTAGGTTGGCGATCGCATAGATTAATCTGAAATTAGCGATCGCTTACCGCCAATCCCCCTGCACAGTAAAAGCTGCCCAATAATAAGGCGATCGCCTATCCTGAGAATTCCACATTTCCAATTGTGCCTCTCGCAAAGCCTGAACCGGATTTTTTCCCCCTTGCAAAATCTTCTGATAAAACTTCGCCATTAACTCCGAAGTCGCCGCATCATTCACACTCCACAAACTTACAACCACCCGCCTTGACCCTGCATACATAAAGCCTCTTGTCAAGCCCACCAAACCTTCACCTTTAACATTTTCACCCAATCCCGTTTCGCAAGCACTTAAAACTACTAATTCCGCAGGTAAATTCAGGTTAAAAATATCATGAAGGCGCAAAAAACCATCTTGAGATTTGCCATTTTGATCGTAAAGAGATAGCACAATTCCTGATAGTTCAGGATTGACAGGATCGAGTAAACCGTGAGTCGCAAAGTGGATAATTTGATATTGGGATAAATCGGGATTAGTTGCTATTTGACGAGAAGCATCAAAATCAAAAGCTTGCAAACGTTGCCCTTGGGAAACGAGGGCGAGAATTTTATCAGCTTCAGTGCGAGTGTATTTTAGGCGATCGAATATTCTCCCACCTCCATCTTCCCCTAAACCTAAGTTGCGGGCGGCACGATTCAAACTAAGCTGGGATAATGTATTGTTAGTTGGTGTGGGTGGATTGCCGGAAATGCGAGAATCTTTGGGACTAAAAACAGGGTCGGCAATCACAGCGACAGTTTTGGCGACAGGTGTACGATTTTGCAGTTGGCGACGTTGAATGGCAACAGTTGAGGCAGAAGGAAGGGTAACAATTTCGTTTTGAACTAACAGCGGATTGGTGGGAGAATCGGGGAGAGGTAATGCGGTAAAGGGAACAAATTGTAATGCTCCATCTCCGACAATTAGTAAGCGTTTATTACCCAATTGATCGGCAACAGGGGCAAGAAGTATTTTACTCAGCGGCAGTCCGGTATCGAGAGTTGCGGCATTATTTTTAGTAACAGATTCGCGGAAAGTTTTCACAGCAGCTTCGATTTCACTTTCTTTGGGAAGTACGTAACTGGTAATGCTGTTTTTGGTGACTGCCCAAAGAAAACTGCGGTCTTGACCAAGAGAATATTGTAAAAGTAAAGTATCGTCATCGAGTACCTGTTGTTGAATCTGTTGGAGATTCAAAGGTTGGGGATATTTCAGGTCAGCGTAGCGAGGACTATTGATGCGAATTTGGGCTTCTAGTTGTTTGAGTTGGGTGAGAATATGATCGCTTTTTTGTTTAATTTCATTTAGTTCTTGTTCACTATATTGACCGCTTTGTAGTTGATATCTGCGATTTTCTAAGGCGTTGAGTTGTTGTTGTAAATTGCGTTCTTGTTCTAACAGTTTGGGGTCAACACCAGTACGAATGTTAGCGGTAGCTTCGGTGAGGAGTTCCAGGAGACTTCGGGCGCGGGCACGTTCGCTAATGTGCAAGGCTTCACCATCATATCCTTTGTTGGGGTTTTGTTGGTGCAGTTGCATTAATAAGTCGATGTAAAACTGATAATAATCTTGGTTGCGTGCAAAGTAAGATTGTCGCAGTTCTTGGCTAGCGATTTGGGTGCGGAGTGATTCAATAATATTAATAGCAGTTTCGATTTGGGTTTTGGCTGCTGTGAGATTATTTTGTTGGCGGTTAAAGAGGGCTTGATTGTAGAGAATGTGAGCTTCTTCTGTTTTGTAACCGAGTTGTTGGGATAGGGATAAGGCTTGGTTGTAGTGTTCTATTGCGGTAGAATTTTGGCCTAAAGCAGCGTGAATTTTTCCTAGTTGATTGAGGATGGTGGTTTGTTTTACTTTGTCGTTTAGGTTGCGGGAAATGATGAGAGACTGGTTGTAGGCGTTGAGGGCGGTTGACCATTCTTCTGAAGCAATGTATGTATTACCAATGCCCATGAGGGCAGTAGCTTCGGCAGTTAGATCGCCTGCGGGTCGGGAGATAATTAAGCCTTTGTTGTAGGATTCTAAGGCATTTTCCCATTTTTCCGTAGCAGCTTGAATATCGCCAATGTTGTTGAAGGTGATGGCTGCACCTCCATAGTCGTTTAATTGATAAAACAAGGGCAACGCTTGGTTATAGTAATCAACAGCAGTTTTCGGGTCAGCTAAATCGTTGTACAGTTGACCGAGACTGTTGAGGATAATGGCTTCTTCTGCTCTAGCACCAACTTGTCGAGATAAGGGCAAAGCTTGGTTGTAGGAGTCTAGGGCAGATTGAAATTGACCAAGATTGGCATAAATGTTGCCAATTAATACGAGAGTCAGTGCTGCTTTGGCGTGGTTATTATCTGCACGATAAAGTTTAAAAGCTTCTTGCAACTGTTGAATCGCAAGTTGTTTCGACTCAACAGTTCCTTGCTGATTTAATTGAATTCCTTGTTGAAATGCTGCTGCTGCTTGTAGAGCGTTATTCTCTGATATACCGACCTCAAAGGTTTGGAGGACGGATGTTTGCTCTTGGGCTGCAATCGCGGCTGATAAATCCCACAGGCGGGCGGTTCTATCCATAATAGTGAGAATTTGGCGACTATCCGGGCTAAATACTGGACTGTTCCCCCAGAACACAGCAAGTAGATTACCAGAAGTATCCCATAGGCGGGCAATTTTATCATCACTAGCAGTGAGAATTTGGCGACCATCCGGGCTAAATACTGCACTGTTTCCCCGGAACACAGCAAGTAGATTACCAGAAGTATCCCATAGGCGGGCAATTTTATCATCACTAGCAGTGAGAATTTGGCGACCATCCGGGCTAAATACTGCACTGTTTCCCCGGAACACAGCAAGTAGATTACCAGAAGTATCCCATAGGCGGGCAATTTTATCATCACTAGCAGTGAGAATTTGGCGACCATCCGGGCTAAATACTGCACTGTTTCCCCGGAACACAGCAAGTAGATTACCAGAAGTATCCCATAGGCGGGCAATTTTATCATCACTAGCGGGGTTATCGTGACTAGCAGTGAGGATGTGGCGACCATCCGGGCTAAATACTGCACTGGCGATACTGATCTCATGCCCCCGGAACACAGCAAGTAGATTACCAGAAGTATCCCATAGGCGGGCGGTGTTATCGTGACTAGCAGTGAGGATGTGGCGACCATCCGGGCTAAATACTGCACTGGTGATACTAATCTCATGCCCCCGGAACACAGCCAAGAGATTACCAGAAATATCCCACAGGCTGGCGATTTTATCATCACTAGCAGTGAGGATGTGGCAACCATTTGGGCTAAATACTGCACTGTTGACCCCACCCTCATGCCCTCCATGCCTTCGCCCTCGGAACACAACCAGGAGATTGCCTGATGTATCCCACAGACGGGCGGTGTTATCGCCGCTGGCAGTGAGGATGTGGCGACCATCCGGGCTAAATATTGCACTGATCACGACAGACTCATGCCCCCGGAAGACACTCAGGAGATTGCCCGATTTATCCCACAGGCGGGCTTTATCGTCACTAACGGTGAGGATTTGGCGGCTATCTGGGCTAAATACTGCATTATTGACTGTATTTTCATGCCCTCGGAACACAGCCAGTTGAGTGTTGTTCCCAGGCAGACTTTCCAAGAAGGTTTCCAGGGTAGCCATTTGCTCAGCGTGTTGGGAAGCGATCGCGGCTGATACGTCCCACAAGCGGGCGATCTTATCCTTTTCGAGGGTAAGGATTTGGCGACCATTGGGGCTAAGAACTATACTTATAACTCTCTCCTTATGCCCTAAGAACATACTCAAGTGATTGCCCGTTTTATCCCAAAGGCGGACGCTTATATGAGCAGTGGTAAAGATTTGGCGACCATCCGGGCTAAATACTGCTGCTCCATCTGATTCAACAAATTGTGCTAGGAGATTACCTGATGTATCCCATAAGCGAGCAGGTTCAGACCCTGCGGCGGTGAGGATCTGGCGACCATCCGGGCTAAATACTGCACTACTGAGAAAATCATGATGTGCCAAGAACTTTGTTAGGAGATTACCTGATGTATCCCAGAGGTGGACGATTTTATATGCAGCAGTAAGGATTTGACGACCATCCGGGCTAAATAATACACTGTTGACACCAAGCTCATGCCCCCCCAACACAGCCAGGAGATTACCCGATGTATCCCATAAGCGGGCGGTTTTATCATCACTAGCAGTGAGGATGTGGCGACCATCTGGGCTAAATATTGCTTTCCAGACCCGCTCCTTATGCCCCCGAAACTCTACCAAGAGATTACCAGAAATATCCCATAAGCGGGCGGTTTTATCATCACTAGCAGTGAGGATGTGGCGACCATCTGGGCTAAATATTGCTTTCCAGACCCGCTCCTTATGCCCCCGAAACTCTACCAAGAGATTACCAGAAATATCCCATAAGCGGGCAGTTTTATCATCACTAGCAGTGAGGATGTGGCGACCATCTGGGCTAAATATTGCTTTCCAGACCCGCTCCTTATGCCCCCGAAACTCTACCAAGAGATTACCAGAAATATCCCACAGGCGGGCAGTTTTATCATCACTAGCAGTGAGGATGTGGCGACCATCTGGGCTAAATATTGCACTTGAGATTCCTTCTTTATGCAGAAATAGGGCAATTTGCCCGCCAAATGCTTGCACGGGTTGCCGCGTTCCTGATGGGTTGGATTTTTCTATGTTCGGGGAATGAGATGGTGTAGGAGTCTTGGTTTGGGCGCTGATGGGGATGCTGTAGACACCAGCAAATACCGCACCCATCAGAAGTGCAAAACAGCGATGCCTTGTTCGAGAGTTATTTGCAAACATATAATCCCCACTCCTTAAAGACCCTTGAAAAATGCAAAAAATAAATTTTTCTAAATTGTTTTTATTTCAATTTTTTACCTATTACCATGATTAGAATTAAAATCATCCTCTCAGTACAGAATTTTTTCTTAACCATTGGGCTAAAGATTCTTGATTTTCTTCGTCAGTTGCCAACCGTTCCATTATCTGCACGACCTCCTTTTCAGGAACTTCTAGTAAATAGCCATTTATCAACAAAAAAGTTGCCATTACTGTAAAAGCTGTGCGTTTATTACCATCAATAAATGGATGGTTTTTCGCCAAACCATAACCATAAGCAGCAGCTAGATCAAATAAATCGGGTTCACCGTAAACTAATAAATGTTTTGGTCTAGCCAAACTCGCAACCAGTAAATTTTCATCTCTGATTCCCAAACTGCCACCATGCTGTTGAATTTGATCTTGTTGGATGAATCGCACAATTTCTTCAGAAATCCATAACGGTTCATTCACTAAGCTAATTCCCGTAACGCATTTTTATACTTCTCACTAATCACTTGATAAGCTGCCATTGCTTTATCAAATTCAGACGGTTCAATGGTTGAGGAATTATCCGGGTGAGTTTTCTGTGCTTCTTGTGTGAGATTCTGTAAAAATACCAGAGCTTCTGCTAACAGTTCATCAGGTAATTCTCTGGCTAACTTAACGATTTCTTGACGCATTTCTTGAGTCATAATATTTAAAAACAAAAACTACTATGAGACATTTCCAAAAATTAAAGGTGCCTTACCACCGATTCCTTGTAGAGAAGTTGTATACTCTACAATATTTTAGCGATGCCAATTTAACTCATCAAACGCAAAGGCGTTCCTTCTGTTACTGCTTTCTCAATCTTTGCTTGTGCAACTACCCCATTGCGAGACAAAACTTTCACTTGTCCTGTCCCCTTAATTGCAGTAAAAACTGTTCCCACATTTACCTTTCGCAAATCAACTCCTCCTAACCACAAATTGGCAGTATCTCCACTAACTCGCGTCACCACCGCCTGTGCAGTCGAATTAGGAGAATTAACAAAATACAAAGGTTGCTGCTGATAGTTAGTTCCCGGTTTCACTTCATAACGAGGCAACTGATTAAAATGTTTCGGTATTTCTGGGAGAATCTTCTGAAATACTTGTTCAATATTACTATCTGACTGCCAAAGATAATGAGTGAGTAAATAACTAAAAATTCCCGATATAAACCCATTAATATTTAATTCTCTTGCCAATTGATCGGGTGCAGTCGCAGCTACCACAACACCTTTAGCAACGCCTGTGCGATAGCTTCTGACAAATTCTTCAGGTGATAATTTTAATCGAGATAACCACTTTTGTTGGAAGGTTCTTTCATCAGGAGAAACTAACACTTTTTTGCCACCATCACGAGAACGTACCCGCGAATCTCTAGTAGCGCCACCGGAAAAACAACTATCTAAAACAACGGTAACATTTTCTGTTTTCAGGGCAGACATTAGCAAAAATAAAGTATGACCCATAATGTCTTTTACTGCTCCGCCTACTTCAGGATAACCAGGTGGTAAGGTACTATCAACTGGCACAAATGTTCCGTTGATTCCCTCTTGA contains:
- a CDS encoding CHAT domain-containing protein, whose product is MFANNSRTRHRCFALLMGAVFAGVYSIPISAQTKTPTPSHSPNIEKSNPSGTRQPVQAFGGQIALFLHKEGISSAIFSPDGRHILTASDDKTARLWDISGNLLVEFRGHKERVWKAIFSPDGRHILTASDDKTARLWDISGNLLVEFRGHKERVWKAIFSPDGRHILTASDDKTARLWDISGNLLVEFRGHKERVWKAIFSPDGRHILTASDDKTARLWDTSGNLLAVLGGHELGVNSVLFSPDGRQILTAAYKIVHLWDTSGNLLTKFLAHHDFLSSAVFSPDGRQILTAAGSEPARLWDTSGNLLAQFVESDGAAVFSPDGRQIFTTAHISVRLWDKTGNHLSMFLGHKERVISIVLSPNGRQILTLEKDKIARLWDVSAAIASQHAEQMATLETFLESLPGNNTQLAVFRGHENTVNNAVFSPDSRQILTVSDDKARLWDKSGNLLSVFRGHESVVISAIFSPDGRHILTASGDNTARLWDTSGNLLVVFRGRRHGGHEGGVNSAVFSPNGCHILTASDDKIASLWDISGNLLAVFRGHEISITSAVFSPDGRHILTASHDNTARLWDTSGNLLAVFRGHEISIASAVFSPDGRHILTASHDNPASDDKIARLWDTSGNLLAVFRGNSAVFSPDGRQILTASDDKIARLWDTSGNLLAVFRGNSAVFSPDGRQILTASDDKIARLWDTSGNLLAVFRGNSAVFSPDGRQILTASDDKIARLWDTSGNLLAVFWGNSPVFSPDSRQILTIMDRTARLWDLSAAIAAQEQTSVLQTFEVGISENNALQAAAAFQQGIQLNQQGTVESKQLAIQQLQEAFKLYRADNNHAKAALTLVLIGNIYANLGQFQSALDSYNQALPLSRQVGARAEEAIILNSLGQLYNDLADPKTAVDYYNQALPLFYQLNDYGGAAITFNNIGDIQAATEKWENALESYNKGLIISRPAGDLTAEATALMGIGNTYIASEEWSTALNAYNQSLIISRNLNDKVKQTTILNQLGKIHAALGQNSTAIEHYNQALSLSQQLGYKTEEAHILYNQALFNRQQNNLTAAKTQIETAINIIESLRTQIASQELRQSYFARNQDYYQFYIDLLMQLHQQNPNKGYDGEALHISERARARSLLELLTEATANIRTGVDPKLLEQERNLQQQLNALENRRYQLQSGQYSEQELNEIKQKSDHILTQLKQLEAQIRINSPRYADLKYPQPLNLQQIQQQVLDDDTLLLQYSLGQDRSFLWAVTKNSITSYVLPKESEIEAAVKTFRESVTKNNAATLDTGLPLSKILLAPVADQLGNKRLLIVGDGALQFVPFTALPLPDSPTNPLLVQNEIVTLPSASTVAIQRRQLQNRTPVAKTVAVIADPVFSPKDSRISGNPPTPTNNTLSQLSLNRAARNLGLGEDGGGRIFDRLKYTRTEADKILALVSQGQRLQAFDFDASRQIATNPDLSQYQIIHFATHGLLDPVNPELSGIVLSLYDQNGKSQDGFLRLHDIFNLNLPAELVVLSACETGLGENVKGEGLVGLTRGFMYAGSRRVVVSLWSVNDAATSELMAKFYQKILQGGKNPVQALREAQLEMWNSQDRRSPYYWAAFTVQGDWR
- a CDS encoding type II toxin-antitoxin system death-on-curing family toxin, which translates into the protein MNEPLWISEEIVRFIQQDQIQQHGGSLGIRDENLLVASLARPKHLLVYGEPDLFDLAAAYGYGLAKNHPFIDGNKRTAFTVMATFLLINGYLLEVPEKEVVQIMERLATDEENQESLAQWLRKNSVLRG
- a CDS encoding Uma2 family endonuclease, which codes for MTVAKDLEILNDDLEADVPEDVIFPPGDLLSDEPPLENELHLRQLILLIQCLEWLWRDRQDFYAFGNLTIYYSPRQRKSENFRGPDFFVVLGTERKPRKSWVVWEEDGKYPNVIVEVLSPKTAKIDRGLKKQLYQDTFRTPDYFWFDPKTLEFKGFHLVDGRYQELVPNEQGRLWSEQLGLWLGIHESMLRLFTQEGELIPAPEEAVEQERQLKEQERQLKEQEQQRAERMAQKLRELGIDPTNL